Sequence from the Orcinus orca chromosome 11, mOrcOrc1.1, whole genome shotgun sequence genome:
GCCTGCTAGCACAAGgtaaaattacaaaacataattTATCTCCAGcattcttcaaatactttctctcacCTCCAGCCTCCAACCCCCAATATTGGAATTGTGGGAAGTCAACGCAAACTATAAAAGTCTTCGAATTTAAGTGTCTAATATATGAAAGCCATTCTGGGGACTACAAATATAAATGCTACATAGTGCCAACCATTAAGATGCTCATGCTTATTATTTAGTAGGAAAAACAGAACGCTGCAATAGAGATGTTAAGAACAATCAAACTTACAGGCACAGAGACGCCTTCCTTAACTAAAACACACCAATTTCTAAAATACTGCTTTCCTCAACTGCCGTAGAGTACTGTGATCTGCCTATCCGAATGCACTATGAGTGATGATGTAAATAAATCCTCGTTCAGAGTACCGACATTTTGAAAGAGCTCTCTTTTAATCTAAAAATGACTTAGTAAAGTTCATTCATCAGTAAAGGGTCTCTCTGGACCTTCAAGTTTTAATCTGAAACTTCCACAACCAAcgctccccctcccaccctccaaagTTGATGAAATCAAATGCCTTGGAACTGAATGTTTTAGTAATTCAGAtcacttgagagaaaaaaataacctggGCGGGGGAATGTGCAAATTTTTAGAGCTTGGAGATTGCAAACGTGTGGAAATGCCGCCACCTTCTGGTGAGAAATGGGACCAGCAGGAAAAAAGCCAACAAAGACCTTCAGGATAAGCAGCTGCTTTCATTTCAAAGCAACAAGCTGCGCAACTCCAGCGCCCTCAGATACCCCGAGGTCTGCCCCTTCCGGCTGCTCTGACCACTCAGTGCGCCCTGCGCAACGTGATTGACAGGGCAACGGTCCGGTGCGTTACCTAAACTCCTCGCTCGGAAAACAGTGACCCGACCCTTCCGGAAGCTCAGGGTCCGCTCTTCCCAGCATCCTTTGCCTTCCGGCTATGCTCAGTTCCCTCCGGCCAGTCCCTCCTTGCGCGCCCATTTCGAGCCCGAATGTCAGACTCGACTTTGGGGACCTGAGAATCCAGCACATATTTTCCAGGACTAGATTCTTGGCTATGCGGGCAGGAATGGCGCAGCTGGAGGGTTACTATTTCTCGGCAGCCCTGAGCTGTACCTTTTTAGTGTCCTGCCTCCTTTTCTCTGCTTTCAGTCGGGCGCTGCGAGAGCCCTACATGGACGAGATCTTCCACCTGCCGCAGGCACAGCGCTACTGTGAGGGCCATTTCTCCCTCTCGCAGGTGGGATCCTCAACCTGTCTGCACCCTCGGACAGGCTAGAAAGGGAAGAGCTGGCCCCAGTTCTAATTTCTCCTACCTTTATCCTTAGCTCCCTCCACTCCAAACAGGAAAGGAACTGGGTAATCTTTTGTTCCTGTCTCTGAGATCtgtaaaatatttgctaaatgaatgaataaacagcagATCTGTCTCCTAGCAAGAAAAGCTCTGGGAGATTAACTAATGGGGAACTGAGTTACTGCCCCTCTTTTTGGCTAATGATGAAAGCTATCCTAGTTTTTCTTTGCCAGTCCCGGGATTAGAGGCATTGGATTGCTTCTAGGAAATGTCAGAAAATTTCACTTTAGCTCACCTGTCAAGCATCTCACTGTGTATTTTGGGAGTCGgataggagggggaggggggaatcttCAGCTACTAAGAAGTGACAAGTTACATTAATTCCATCCTTGGTGTTTTTAGCAACCTTCTGTTAACTAGATAAACTGGCAACCAGTGAAGTGCCAGCATGTTTGAGTATATATTTGGCTACATAGTTGTGTAGATatgggtacaaaaacagacatatccTTCTCTTCTGGTGAAGTCATTGTAGAGTAGTGGTTAGAAATATAAAGTCTATAGTTAGAGAAGACCTGATTTTAAATCTTGGCACTGTTATTTACTAGTCATGTCGCTTGGAAATTTTCTGAGTTTCAGGTTACTCATCTGAAAATGACAGTAAAATTGTATCTACTATAGAGCTTGTTGCAGGATTATATACAGAGGATTTAGCACAATTCATGGCTCTCTACATTGTAGTTGTCATTATGGATCCTGTGCTTTAatctctttaaacatttttttctctaaatccaTCCGAGTTCCAGAGGGTGATTCCAGGCTTTTTAAAACTGGAGCATTTGCAATTCAATCACCAAATTACAGGCCCTCCAAAGAGTATATCTTGGAAAATAGAAACTGAGTTTAAGTTGTTGTCTGCTGGTTGCTTGTACCTTAACAATCACAAAGCAGGTACAGGGACAAAACATAAGATAAACTTTTCTTTAGAGGAGGCATCTGATTTGCTCATTTAACTGTGACTTAGGATAACTTCCCAAAATGCCTGATTATTGGTAAAGATGACATCTCTGTGTCAGTCCTATCAGTATTACCTCTTGCTTTGCTTCATtgttgacctttttttttaagtgggaccCCATGATTACTACATTACCTGGCTTATACCTGCTGTCAGTTGGAGTGGTCAAACCTGCCAGTTGGATCTTCGGATGGTCAGAACACGTTGTCTGCTCCATTGGAATGCTCAGATTTGTTAATCTTCTCTTCAGTGTTGGCAACTTCTATTTACTATATTTGCTTCTCCACAAGGTGCAACCCAGGCACaaggtttgttttcaaaataatttattatatttaagttTATGTACAGTCAATTCCACAATTATGGTGAATTTGTTTTATGAAATTTGGTGAAAAATgtatttaacatttaatatttgtgtatcttttgtaaagataaagcaagTCCCCTACCCCCATTTTAGAAGATACTTGTGTTTAAATACTTGAattactcttatttatttataaaatctatAAATTTTCATGAATTAAACCAGTTCAGTAAATATCTCAGTATGCTAAGCGCTGAGATTACAGAGGTAAATGACACAGTCTTTTTCTTATAAAACTTATATCTTCATTAGGGGAAACAGAGGTTaccaagcaatttttttttatttatttttttttttgcgatacgcaggcctctcactgttgtggcctatcccgttgcggagcacagactccggacactcaggctcagtggccgtggctcacgggtccagccgctccgcggcatgtgggatcttcccagaccggggcacgaacccgagtcccctgcatcggcaggcggactctcaaccactgcgccactagggaagcccccaagcaaTTTTTTATGATTTAAGAATGCAAGCCTTGGAGGTGGattacctgggtttgaattctatcCACTTACTAATTGTGTTACTTTGCAGGTTACCCCTTAGTGACTCCTTGTTTTCGTCagttaaataggaaaaatatagaCTGTGCCTCATAGGACTGTTCTAAAGAGTAGAAGAGCTTAATAAATGGAAGGTGCTTAGAATAttgcctggtatatagtaaggaatcaataaatattaattataatagttACTTTTAGCTTAAAGAGATGATTTCAATAGTGTAAATTATGAGAGAGCAATAGCTATAAAACGCTATGAGGATACAGAGAAGGAGCAGAGGAGCACTTGTTGCACCCTGACTGGGAGGGAGAGGTGTGGGTGGCATTGGATAAGGCTTCACAGAGAAGATGGTACCTGAGCTGAATCTTGATGACAGATAGGACTGTAGGATGGGAATGAATCCTGACAGGATTAACAGCATAAGCAAAAGTAGAAAGGCATTAAACAACAAGATGCAGGGAATTGCTATTTGGAATTATAAGATTATAAAGTACAGGGATGTGAGGCTGCAGAAGTCTGTAGAAGAAGGTAGGGGAGAagtcacaaatatatttttatgtcatgGAAAGCATTTTAAACTTTATCTAATAGGTGATGGACAGCCCTTAATTTTAATCAAGGTAATGGCATGGTTTGGCTTGGTGATTTAGATTAACTGGATGATAGAATTCAAGGAGATAAGAATACTTTCAAATTCTACCTGAGACTATCAGCCCAAAAGAAGATGTCTAAAACTTTAGACTAGGCCCACTATTTTCAGGAAGATCCCTGTAATTTCATCATAAAATAGTAAGATCATTGTGTATAGTGGTATAaatgttatatacatatttatattctcTCTAGTGCACAGTTTTGAAGGgatatctttaaaagaaattggTGATGATGGCTAAGTGAATGCTTATGGAAGGCACGAAGATAAGCTCACTGAAATGGAACCACCTGCACTGTGTTCCATTTGTCTCCGTGTTCCCCATAGAACTGAGGTCATTGTCTTGCACACAATAACTCcttaactatttgttgaatgattcaAAGTATTGTAGGCTTTGACACACACATGTATTGTCTTACTGCTTTCCAAACTGCTAGGTGTAACTAAAAAGTATCAGAAAGTGCCCTTATAAATACATACTGTGTTTTTGCAAAGCCAGAAATAACAttaatgttgaatattttttttgaatAAGAGTCaggcagttttttgttttttagttcatTAGCTCAGCAGAAACAGCCTATTTGTTTTATTGTGAACtatgttttctcttcttgtaGGCTGCCTCAAGTATCCAGAGAATCTTGTCAACATTAACATTAGCAGTATTTCCCACactctatttttttaacttcctttatTATACAGAAGCAGGATCCATGTTTTTTACTCTTTTTGCCTACTTGATGTGTCTTTATGGAAATCATAAAACTTCAGCCTTGCTTGGATTTTGTGGCTTCATGTTTCGTCAAACAAATATCATCTGGGCTATCTTCTGCGCAGGAAACGTCATTGCACAAAAGTTGACTGAAGCTTGGAAAACCGagctacaaaagaagaaagaagagaagcttCCCTCTATTAAAGGACCATTTTCAGAATTCAGGAAAATTCTTCAGTTCCTTTTGGCTTATTCCATGTCCTTTAAGAACTTGAGTATGCTTTTCCTTTTGACTTGGCCCTACATCCTTctaatgtttctgttttgtgcttTTGTGGTAGTTAATGGTGGAATTGTTATTGGTGACCGGAGTAGTCATGAAGCCTGCCTACACTTTCCTCAGCtattctactttttctcttttactctctttttttcctttcctcaccTACTGTCTCTTAAGAAAATCAGGTCTTTTCTTTGCTTAGTTTGGAAACGGAGAATTCAGTTTTTTGTGATTACTTTAGTCTCCATATTTTTAGTTTGGAAATTTACTTATGCTCATAAATACTTGCTAGCAGATAATAGACATTATACATTCTATGTGTGGAAAAGAGTTTTTCAAAGATatgaaattgtgaaatatttgttAGTTCCAGTTTATATATTTGCCGGTTGGAGTATCGCTGACTCATTGAAATCAAAGTCGATATTCTGGAATTTAatgtttttcatatgcttattcaCCGTTATAGTACCTCAGAAACTGCTAGAATTTCGTTACTTCATTTTACCCTATGTTATTTATAGGCTTAACATACCTCTGCCACCTACATCCAGACTTGTTTGTGAGCTGGGTTGCTATGCAGTTGTGAATTTCCTAACTTTTTATATCTTTCTGAATAAAACTTTTCAGTGGCCAAATAGTCAGGACATTCAGAGGTTTATGTGGTAATATCAGAAACATGTTGAACTCTAAAAATAGACTTATTATTTAGACTATTTCCATAATGAAAACTacgtagaaatttttaaatttcttttaggcACCATGGTGATCCGCAGATCACATCAGATTTTTTGTGCTTTAAATatcagaaatatgtattttaaatatatatatgtgaaatatgtatatatatatacatatatatatatatatatgtatatttatctatctatctatctatgaccCAAGGAAGTTAAATGGTAAAGAACTGAGAAAAGTTTAAGACTTGCTCCATAAGCCTGAATAATGATGGGAAAGTAAAATTATTCATAG
This genomic interval carries:
- the LOC101285322 gene encoding dol-P-Glc:Glc(2)Man(9)GlcNAc(2)-PP-Dol alpha-1,2-glucosyltransferase; protein product: MLSSLRPVPPCAPISSPNVRLDFGDLRIQHIFSRTRFLAMRAGMAQLEGYYFSAALSCTFLVSCLLFSAFSRALREPYMDEIFHLPQAQRYCEGHFSLSQWDPMITTLPGLYLLSVGVVKPASWIFGWSEHVVCSIGMLRFVNLLFSVGNFYLLYLLLHKVQPRHKAASSIQRILSTLTLAVFPTLYFFNFLYYTEAGSMFFTLFAYLMCLYGNHKTSALLGFCGFMFRQTNIIWAIFCAGNVIAQKLTEAWKTELQKKKEEKLPSIKGPFSEFRKILQFLLAYSMSFKNLSMLFLLTWPYILLMFLFCAFVVVNGGIVIGDRSSHEACLHFPQLFYFFSFTLFFSFPHLLSLKKIRSFLCLVWKRRIQFFVITLVSIFLVWKFTYAHKYLLADNRHYTFYVWKRVFQRYEIVKYLLVPVYIFAGWSIADSLKSKSIFWNLMFFICLFTVIVPQKLLEFRYFILPYVIYRLNIPLPPTSRLVCELGCYAVVNFLTFYIFLNKTFQWPNSQDIQRFMW